From the genome of bacterium:
ATAGCTTTTGAAAGGGCTAAGAATTATCGTTTTGTTATAGGCTTTGGTGGAGAAAGTCTTCAAAAGGTCTTTGAAGCACTTGAAATGCCAGGCAGGTTTTTTGGCCCTAAATTTTCTGTCGGAATTCTCCAAGGAAAAGGTGATAAAGGAGTTTTTGAGAGAGTTGCCTGGGATAACCTTGCCTTTGATACTAAGGGATGTCTTTCTCTGCGTGTACTTTTTACTTTTAACAAGCGTCTGCGGGATGAATTGTGGCATGTTGTTGAAGAAGTTGCGAAAATTTTGCCCCCTGAGAGCGATTTTCACTTTGATGAAAGTGAATATGAGGTATACAAGAACTTCAAATTTTTCGATGAGATAAGAAGGGGTAATAACTTTTTTGTAGTTTTTTCAAAAAATTTCGTAGAACTTTCGGCACCTCGAACCCTCCAAGTAGTAGAGGTGAGTTCGATAGGTGAGATTGAGGAGTTCATAAGAAGGTATAACCTTTATCTGCAAGGTATAGCATCAGACAGCCCGTTCTTGTTTCAAAGTGATGCCTCTATAATTTCGGAGTTTGGTAAATTGCAGTTTACACCTTGCAATTGGTTCTTTGAAAAAGGTGTGAATTATAGGAACTTCTGGGAGGTGTGATATGTTTGAAATTAGATGGGAAACCATAGTGGATTCGGCACACCGTTTGTATGAGCACACCAGGAAGTGTGCATTCCTACATGGGCATAGTTATAGGATAAAGTTGAGAATGGGTGGGAAAGTATCTGGTGATGGCATTCTCGTTGATTTCGGGCTTTTGAAAGAAAAAATACACAATCTCCTCGATCACAAGGTTATCCTTAATCGGAAAGATCCACTGGTTGATGTGCTTAAGACTGCTGGTCAAAAGCTCGTTGTCCTCGACAGGAATCCCAGTGCAGAGAATCTCGCCCTTCTTTGTTGTTCCATTATATTGAGCGAGTTTGAAAATGTTAGCTGGGTTGAGGCCGAAGTGTTCGAAACCCCGAATCAGAGTGGCTTTGTGAGCATGGAGAGAGGTGATCTGGAGAAGGTGGAGTATGAGGTGACAGAATGAAGGCAGTTATCTCCGAGATTTTTAAGTCCATTCAAGGAGAAGGAGC
Proteins encoded in this window:
- a CDS encoding 6-carboxytetrahydropterin synthase translates to MFEIRWETIVDSAHRLYEHTRKCAFLHGHSYRIKLRMGGKVSGDGILVDFGLLKEKIHNLLDHKVILNRKDPLVDVLKTAGQKLVVLDRNPSAENLALLCCSIILSEFENVSWVEAEVFETPNQSGFVSMERGDLEKVEYEVTE
- a CDS encoding acyl-CoA reductase, which translates into the protein MRGDVLLLLDKYRLALSDFLERFKVGKIKSDVQYQQNLLVSLIEHYLLCLDFYEKLENYPSGPKNVFVFLPGNVPVIPFQLLPFLLISGVREVFFKYPRRESSFYVNLSQVLNSYLGNFLRMEGGYLEHSIAFERAKNYRFVIGFGGESLQKVFEALEMPGRFFGPKFSVGILQGKGDKGVFERVAWDNLAFDTKGCLSLRVLFTFNKRLRDELWHVVEEVAKILPPESDFHFDESEYEVYKNFKFFDEIRRGNNFFVVFSKNFVELSAPRTLQVVEVSSIGEIEEFIRRYNLYLQGIASDSPFLFQSDASIISEFGKLQFTPCNWFFEKGVNYRNFWEV